One genomic region from Torulaspora delbrueckii CBS 1146 chromosome 4, complete genome encodes:
- the CDC34 gene encoding SCF E2 ubiquitin-protein ligase catalytic subunit CDC34 (similar to Saccharomyces cerevisiae CDC34 (YDR054C); ancestral locus Anc_3.301), with the protein MSNRKSTAASLLLRQYRELTDPKKAIPSFHIELEDDSNIFVWNIGVMVLNEESIYHGGYFKAQMRFPEDFPFSPPQFRFTPAIYHPNVYRDGRLCISILHQSGDPMTDEPDAETWSPVQTVESVLISIVSLLEDPNISSPANVDAAVDYRKNPDQYKQRVKMEVERSKQDIPQGFIMPTSDSAYLSKLGKREEPEETKDMADNFWYDSDLDDDDNVGGDVNDDCFSYDDDDVYNYQGGYSNNDDEDGDGIEFEDDNDSMDNDSVMDRKKPHKAEDESEDLEEVERVGKR; encoded by the coding sequence ATGAGTAATAGAAAGAGTACTGCTGCTAGTTTGCTGTTACGACAATACAGGGAGCTAACGGACCCGAAGAAAGCGATACCATCGTTCCACATCGAGTTGGAAGACGATTCAAATATCTTTGTGTGGAACATCGGCGTTATGGTGCTGAACGAGGAGTCTATCTATCATGGGGGTTATTTTAAAGCACAGATGAGGTTCCCAGAGGATTTCCCATTTTCACCACCACAGTTCCGTTTCACGCCTGCCATTTATCATCCAAACGTTTATCGAGATGGCAGGCTATGCATTTCTATCTTGCATCAGAGTGGTGACCCTATGACCGATGAGCCCGATGCTGAGACGTGGTCTCCAGTGCAAACTGTAGAGAGTGTTTTAATCTCTATAGTGTCACTTTTGGAAGATCCCAACATATCGTCGCCAGCTAATGTTGATGCAGCTGTGGATTACAGAAAGAACCCAGATCAGTACAAGCAAAGGGTAAAGATGGAAGTGGAGAGATCGAAACAGGATATACCACAGGGTTTTATTATGCCCACCTCAGATTCTGCTTACCTATCCAAGCTGGGTAAACGTGAAGAGCCTGAGGAAACTAAAGATATGGCCGATAATTTCTGGTATGATAGTGACTTGGATGATGACGATAACGTTGGTGGAGATGTGAACGACGACTGTTTCTCCtacgatgatgatgacgtTTACAACTATCAGGGTGGGTATAGCAATAACGACGACGAAGATGGCGACGGGATAGAgtttgaggatgataacGATAGTATGGACAACGATAGCGTGATGGACAGGAAGAAACCTCATAAGGCTGAggatgaaagtgaagacCTCGAGGAGGTCGAGAGAGTCGGAAAGAGGTAA